Proteins from a single region of Ignavibacteria bacterium:
- the rsfS gene encoding ribosome silencing factor has protein sequence MSSEYLKDQIITHIQEKKGEKIVVLNLTKVTTLADYFIICTGSVEPHIKAIRDNVVDKLSEDGIKCWHIEGKEAASWVLVDYVDVVLHIFSPQAREYYKLEKLWSDAQRTEIDDEEKLIQ, from the coding sequence ATGTCAAGTGAATACTTAAAAGATCAGATTATTACTCACATTCAGGAGAAAAAAGGAGAAAAGATCGTTGTACTGAATTTAACCAAAGTTACAACGCTGGCGGATTATTTCATTATTTGCACAGGTAGTGTAGAGCCGCATATAAAAGCAATTCGTGATAATGTAGTCGACAAACTTTCTGAAGACGGAATAAAGTGCTGGCATATTGAGGGGAAAGAAGCTGCGAGCTGGGTTCTCGTAGATTACGTTGATGTTGTATTACATATTTTCAGCCCGCAAGCTAGAGAATATTACAAGCTCGAAAAGCTCTGGTCCGATGCCCAAAGAACTGAGATTGATGACGAGGAAAAACTCATTCAGTGA
- a CDS encoding ComF family protein, with protein sequence MVYQEKIGFTLNPVKNFLIDCVDFLFPNLCHLCDRKLTRSRFVICEDCISKLTKADQTDLDNFYSEHFTASDIVINFYSKYLFTREGNFQRLVHSLKYNGISKIGIQIGNEIGKDLSKLDWFEKVDFLIPVPLHYIKKIERGYNQSFMICRGINEFTQKPIDTKILKRVRNTKTQTLLSKEERQRNMEGAFVIINHSEIKNKNIAIVDDVCTTGSTSQECLKILFENGAASVSIITSAIA encoded by the coding sequence ATGGTTTATCAGGAAAAGATTGGGTTTACTTTAAACCCAGTAAAAAACTTTTTAATTGACTGCGTTGATTTTCTATTTCCCAATCTATGCCATCTCTGCGATAGAAAACTGACTCGCTCAAGATTTGTAATTTGTGAAGACTGCATCTCAAAATTAACAAAAGCCGATCAAACTGATTTGGATAATTTTTATTCTGAGCACTTTACTGCTTCAGATATCGTCATAAACTTCTACTCGAAATATTTATTCACGAGAGAAGGTAACTTCCAGAGATTAGTGCATTCGCTGAAATATAATGGGATTTCGAAAATCGGTATCCAAATCGGAAATGAAATTGGAAAAGATTTATCTAAGTTAGATTGGTTTGAGAAAGTCGACTTCCTCATCCCTGTCCCATTACACTACATTAAGAAAATCGAAAGAGGATATAATCAATCCTTTATGATTTGCAGAGGAATAAATGAGTTCACACAAAAGCCGATTGATACAAAGATCCTAAAAAGAGTCAGAAATACTAAAACTCAAACCCTCTTGTCAAAAGAAGAGAGGCAGAGAAATATGGAGGGAGCATTTGTGATTATCAACCACTCTGAAATAAAAAACAAAAACATAGCAATTGTGGATGATGTTTGTACCACCGGTTCAACTTCGCAGGAATGCTTAAAAATTTTATTTGAAAATGGTGCGGCATCCGTTTCAATAATCACCTCAGCCATTGCATAA
- a CDS encoding VWA domain-containing protein produces MTFTESLFLTPMRISISFGLSASILILLCAVILVSVYFYYRRTIPSIESNWRIFLAVLRGLAIFGILLAIAELTFNISSVLEKKSTSIFLIDNSKSMLHDQNSLNRAIDNLKNVSGSDQAEYQFYHFAETISDSQISPVDDLLFTGASTDISSTLELLNKLKDEKNLQNVILITDGIYNKGDKPIHIAEKLNVPIFTIGVGNPNKQKDLIVKDIITNDNLYVDNNSPIKISIVNNGYDAREIEVFLLEDGNQIDAKKIKLIGNFNEIEFDYTPKSDSEKRLTVNVKALTDEVTAKNNSLSKYVNVLSNKIKVLLVASGASVDLSFIKQSLTSKNDYNVKTLVENLGHGFLPNSTNKSFLDSADVIFFVGFPGINSSQNFLDELKSIIQRKNLPLFTLISNESDFSRLQFFNDYLPFEWGNPYGDVSQIFIDIREGLAKNEILNIDESNSFNIWNTFPPIFRVDRDFRSKPESEILSYFKIQNNRVNQPLILSRKINRHRSIAFIGFGIWRLKLLNALKTSENEYFDNFINNSIKWLSSPEISKNLKLNLSKKIFDSSERVIVSGQFYDESNQAVSNANISLDISKENQPIINAILEPIGSGLYQFALSDLTEGDYSLKVSTDYGGQKYSDDGKFSVSETELEYQNLTMNEGLLKQIAEISGGKYFSAEASDKLFSDINSFLSQRIVENEVHDSIQFWNSFYLLIGVIFLLAAEWFIRKRLGLL; encoded by the coding sequence ATGACTTTTACTGAATCTCTTTTTCTTACTCCAATGAGAATTTCGATCTCCTTTGGGCTGTCAGCTTCCATTCTCATACTGCTTTGTGCAGTGATATTAGTTTCGGTTTATTTTTATTACCGAAGAACAATTCCATCTATTGAATCTAATTGGAGAATCTTTCTTGCTGTTCTGCGCGGCTTAGCGATATTTGGAATTCTTTTAGCAATAGCAGAATTAACTTTTAATATTTCATCAGTGCTGGAGAAGAAATCGACTTCAATTTTTTTAATAGATAACAGTAAAAGTATGCTGCACGATCAAAACTCTTTAAATCGTGCTATTGATAACTTGAAAAATGTTTCCGGCTCCGATCAAGCTGAATATCAGTTCTATCATTTTGCAGAAACTATCTCAGATTCACAAATTTCTCCTGTAGATGATTTACTATTTACAGGAGCCAGTACAGATATCTCTTCAACCTTAGAACTTCTTAATAAATTAAAAGATGAAAAGAACCTTCAGAATGTAATTCTAATCACTGATGGAATTTACAACAAAGGTGATAAGCCAATTCATATCGCTGAAAAGTTAAATGTACCGATTTTCACTATTGGAGTCGGTAATCCGAATAAACAAAAAGATCTGATTGTAAAAGATATCATCACAAATGACAATCTATATGTTGACAATAATTCCCCTATAAAAATAAGTATTGTTAATAATGGTTATGATGCGAGAGAAATTGAAGTATTCTTATTAGAAGATGGGAATCAAATTGATGCGAAAAAAATTAAGCTAATTGGAAATTTCAATGAAATAGAATTTGATTACACTCCAAAGTCAGATAGTGAAAAGCGTTTAACAGTTAATGTTAAAGCACTTACTGATGAAGTTACTGCAAAGAACAACTCACTTTCCAAATATGTGAATGTCTTAAGCAATAAAATAAAAGTGCTTTTAGTGGCATCTGGCGCATCTGTTGATTTAAGTTTTATCAAGCAGAGTCTGACTTCCAAAAACGATTACAACGTGAAAACTCTTGTCGAAAATCTTGGCCATGGATTTCTTCCGAATAGCACTAATAAAAGTTTTCTTGATTCAGCTGACGTTATATTCTTTGTTGGATTCCCGGGAATAAATTCCTCACAAAACTTTCTTGATGAACTAAAATCAATTATTCAAAGAAAAAATCTTCCCTTATTTACTTTAATATCTAACGAAAGTGACTTTTCACGCTTGCAATTTTTCAACGATTATCTTCCTTTCGAGTGGGGAAATCCGTATGGAGATGTGTCGCAAATTTTTATTGACATAAGAGAAGGTTTAGCAAAGAATGAAATTTTGAACATTGATGAATCAAATTCTTTTAACATTTGGAATACGTTTCCCCCAATCTTTCGTGTCGATAGAGATTTCCGCAGCAAACCTGAATCTGAAATTCTTTCATATTTCAAAATTCAAAATAATCGGGTCAATCAACCCTTAATTCTCTCAAGGAAAATAAATCGTCATCGTTCAATCGCTTTCATTGGTTTTGGTATATGGAGGTTGAAATTGCTCAACGCATTAAAAACAAGCGAGAATGAATATTTTGATAATTTTATTAATAACTCCATAAAATGGCTTAGTTCGCCAGAGATCTCCAAAAACTTAAAATTAAATCTCTCGAAAAAAATATTTGACTCGTCCGAACGTGTAATTGTATCGGGACAGTTTTATGATGAAAGCAATCAAGCAGTTTCGAATGCAAACATTTCGCTGGATATCTCCAAGGAGAATCAACCAATTATTAACGCAATTCTTGAGCCGATCGGCAGCGGGTTATATCAATTTGCTTTATCTGATCTGACTGAGGGGGATTATTCTCTCAAAGTTTCAACAGACTACGGAGGACAAAAATATTCAGATGATGGAAAGTTCTCTGTCTCAGAAACTGAACTTGAATATCAAAATCTCACTATGAATGAAGGGCTGCTGAAACAAATTGCAGAGATTTCTGGTGGAAAATATTTTTCTGCAGAAGCATCGGATAAACTCTTCTCGGATATTAATTCATTTCTAAGTCAACGAATTGTTGAAAACGAAGTACATGATTCCATTCAGTTTTGGAATTCATTTTATCTTTTAATCGGAGTAATTTTTCTATTGGCAGCAGAATGGTTTATCAGGAAAAGATTGGGTTTACTTTAA
- a CDS encoding acetyl-CoA carboxylase carboxyltransferase subunit beta, with protein MAWFKRTKSGIESGTTKKELPDGMWIKCDSCSEIIHKKQLEQNLHTCPKCDFHFRIGSAEYIDILFDKGSFKEMDKKMTSADPLEFTDSKQYKDRIKGAIKSTGLYDAVRTGTGKIDGEEVVAAIMDFAFIGGSMGSVVGEKIARAIVKATKTKNPLIVISKSGGARMMEAALSLMQLAKTSARLTQLAEAKVPYISIITDPTTGGTTASYAMLGDVIIAEPGALIGFAGPRVIKQATGKDLPKGFQTSEFVLEKGFVDFICHRKELKNKLFQLLQLFKN; from the coding sequence ATGGCGTGGTTTAAAAGAACAAAAAGTGGTATTGAATCAGGCACCACTAAAAAAGAATTACCGGATGGGATGTGGATAAAATGCGATTCATGCAGCGAGATAATTCATAAGAAACAACTCGAGCAAAATCTTCACACATGTCCCAAATGTGATTTTCATTTTCGGATTGGAAGTGCCGAGTACATCGATATTCTGTTCGATAAAGGTTCATTCAAAGAGATGGACAAAAAAATGACTTCTGCTGATCCACTCGAGTTTACAGATTCAAAACAATATAAGGATAGAATAAAGGGAGCAATAAAGTCTACCGGTTTATACGATGCGGTTCGGACTGGAACCGGAAAAATCGATGGCGAAGAAGTTGTTGCTGCAATAATGGATTTTGCTTTTATTGGCGGCAGTATGGGCTCGGTAGTCGGAGAAAAAATTGCTCGTGCAATTGTGAAAGCCACTAAAACGAAAAATCCGTTAATCGTAATCTCTAAAAGCGGCGGTGCTCGAATGATGGAAGCTGCGCTTTCTCTTATGCAATTAGCCAAAACAAGTGCGAGATTAACTCAGCTTGCAGAAGCTAAAGTTCCGTATATTTCAATCATTACAGATCCAACAACAGGAGGAACCACAGCAAGTTATGCAATGCTCGGAGACGTGATTATCGCAGAGCCAGGTGCATTGATCGGGTTCGCCGGTCCGCGAGTTATAAAACAAGCGACCGGAAAAGATCTACCAAAAGGATTTCAAACTTCGGAATTTGTGCTCGAAAAAGGTTTCGTTGATTTTATATGCCACAGGAAAGAATTGAAGAACAAACTATTTCAGCTTTTACAGTTGTTTAAGAATTAG
- a CDS encoding arginine--tRNA ligase, giving the protein MKKYLSTLFTNASKKLSYIEPKKVYFNVPKIKEHGDLATNYPLTIAKTLSRNPRDVAQEIISNLTDPQDAIEKIEIAGPGFLNFKFKKEFISSLIKEIIDQKSAFGRSNLHSGKKAQVEFVSANPTGPLTVGHGRNAVFGDTIANILEWVGFDVDREYYFNNAGRQMRVLGDSVRLRYLSLCGESVDFPEDYYQGEYITDIAKTIFDKLGNNLLESKDENYFKEIAEREIFKDIAETLNRLSIKFDSYFNENTLYEEKKIDDVLQKLKSLGFSYESEGAIWLSLKNIGMEADKVIVKSSGEPTYRLPDIAYHIEKFKRNYDLMIDIFGSDHMATFPDVLAGLKILGYDESKVKVLIHQFVTIMEKGEVVKMSTRKANFITLDQLIDEVGADVVRYFFLMRSISSHLNFDLDLAKKHSDENPVFYLQYAHARICGILRLAKEEGHDPTEDFKLLIEEEELELIKHLQLFPEVVESSASNFEPLLLITFLHDLAGFFHKFYHNHRVLGQPKNLTGARLSLCLSSQIVLQNGLKILGISAPEKM; this is encoded by the coding sequence GTGAAAAAGTATTTATCCACTCTCTTTACAAACGCATCTAAAAAGCTCTCATACATTGAACCTAAAAAAGTTTATTTTAATGTTCCAAAGATCAAAGAGCATGGCGATTTAGCAACCAATTATCCACTTACTATCGCAAAAACTTTGTCCAGGAATCCCCGCGATGTAGCCCAGGAAATTATTTCAAATTTGACTGATCCTCAAGATGCAATTGAAAAAATTGAAATTGCCGGACCGGGATTTTTAAATTTTAAATTCAAAAAAGAGTTTATCTCCTCTCTTATCAAAGAAATCATCGATCAGAAAAGTGCTTTCGGCAGAAGCAATCTTCATTCAGGGAAAAAAGCGCAAGTTGAATTTGTTTCAGCAAATCCAACTGGCCCACTGACAGTGGGACATGGTAGAAATGCAGTATTCGGAGACACTATCGCAAATATCTTAGAATGGGTTGGATTTGATGTTGATCGGGAATATTATTTCAATAATGCTGGCAGGCAAATGCGCGTGCTGGGTGATTCTGTCCGACTTCGTTATTTATCTTTGTGCGGAGAAAGTGTCGATTTTCCGGAAGATTATTATCAGGGTGAATACATAACTGATATAGCCAAAACAATCTTTGATAAGCTTGGGAATAATCTTCTTGAATCGAAAGATGAAAATTACTTCAAAGAAATAGCCGAGCGCGAAATATTTAAAGATATAGCAGAAACACTAAACCGACTTAGTATTAAGTTCGATTCTTACTTTAATGAAAATACCCTTTATGAAGAAAAAAAAATCGATGATGTTCTGCAGAAACTCAAATCCTTGGGTTTCAGTTATGAAAGTGAAGGAGCAATTTGGCTTTCACTAAAAAATATTGGAATGGAGGCCGACAAAGTAATTGTTAAAAGCTCAGGAGAACCTACATACAGGCTGCCTGATATCGCTTACCATATTGAGAAATTCAAAAGAAATTACGATTTAATGATAGACATTTTTGGCTCAGATCATATGGCGACTTTTCCCGATGTGCTTGCAGGATTAAAAATCTTAGGTTACGATGAGTCAAAAGTTAAAGTGCTGATCCATCAGTTCGTAACAATAATGGAAAAAGGGGAAGTGGTAAAGATGTCGACGCGTAAAGCAAACTTTATCACCCTCGATCAACTGATTGATGAAGTTGGCGCTGATGTGGTTCGTTATTTCTTCCTGATGCGTTCAATTTCGAGTCATTTGAATTTTGATCTTGATCTTGCCAAGAAACATTCTGATGAAAATCCTGTTTTTTATTTGCAATATGCTCACGCCAGGATTTGCGGAATTTTAAGACTTGCCAAAGAAGAAGGGCACGATCCAACGGAGGATTTTAAATTACTAATTGAAGAAGAAGAGCTTGAGCTTATCAAACATCTTCAATTGTTTCCTGAAGTTGTTGAGTCATCAGCATCGAATTTCGAACCGCTGCTGTTGATTACATTTTTACATGATCTTGCGGGATTTTTCCACAAGTTTTATCACAATCACCGTGTGCTTGGACAGCCAAAAAATCTCACGGGTGCAAGGTTATCATTGTGCTTATCTTCGCAAATTGTTTTACAAAATGGTTTGAAAATCCTCGGTATTTCTGCCCCTGAGAAGATGTAA
- a CDS encoding four helix bundle protein, whose product MATGLDNLWIYKLAEDLEVMIHEVTQSFPRDEFYRSVDQLRRSSSVSNNIAEHYHKSTTKEKVRFLQIAKGEMEETRRGILKSARKKFLTEKLASEIADKYTVLLKGSTSFIRFLELNDTKNISKK is encoded by the coding sequence ATGGCTACTGGTTTAGACAATTTGTGGATTTACAAACTTGCGGAAGATTTGGAGGTAATGATTCATGAAGTCACACAATCATTTCCAAGAGATGAATTTTACCGTTCAGTTGACCAATTGCGGAGGTCATCATCAGTATCGAATAATATCGCAGAACATTATCATAAATCAACTACCAAAGAAAAAGTCAGATTTCTTCAGATTGCAAAAGGTGAGATGGAAGAAACTCGCAGGGGAATTCTTAAATCTGCCCGAAAAAAATTCTTAACTGAAAAGCTCGCCTCTGAAATTGCTGATAAATATACTGTATTGTTAAAAGGCTCAACTTCCTTTATTCGTTTCCTCGAGCTGAATGACACAAAAAATATTTCGAAGAAATAA
- a CDS encoding LytR family transcriptional regulator, whose amino-acid sequence MAAQSSGKNTLLNIFLFIFIIIILFVAYTIYLKFSVKSQEELEAENPTGAIIQVEVLNGTKVRGLAEKVTNYLRSKNIDVVQQGNYKRDDVLQSYVVDRIGNTSNTKKIARTLGINFEQIRTEINQDFFLDVTIVLGADYEKFKLE is encoded by the coding sequence GTGGCAGCACAGAGTTCGGGCAAAAATACACTGTTAAACATTTTCCTATTTATATTTATAATAATAATCCTCTTTGTTGCATATACTATTTATTTAAAATTTTCAGTTAAAAGTCAGGAAGAATTAGAAGCAGAAAATCCAACTGGTGCAATAATTCAAGTGGAGGTACTGAATGGGACAAAAGTTCGTGGATTAGCAGAAAAAGTTACAAACTATCTTCGCAGTAAAAACATTGATGTTGTTCAGCAGGGAAATTATAAGCGAGACGATGTATTACAAAGTTATGTAGTTGATCGAATTGGTAATACATCTAATACCAAAAAAATTGCTCGAACATTGGGAATTAATTTTGAGCAAATTAGGACTGAGATCAATCAAGATTTCTTTTTAGACGTAACGATTGTACTTGGTGCAGATTATGAGAAATTTAAGTTAGAGTAG
- a CDS encoding pantoate--beta-alanine ligase, giving the protein MKIIKSISDFRKNLSQTKKTGSIISFVPTMGFLHEGHLNLVRFAKQNSHVCVVSIFVNPTQFSPNEDLNRYPRDEARDLHLLEKEKCDFVFIPSIEEIYGYNYQTFVSVKNYSQLLEGEFRPTHFEGVATIVLKLFNIVQPNFAVFGQKDAQQVFIVKKMVKDLNLPVEIKVQPIIREADGLAMSSRNIYLSSNERKEALVINQALHTAKALSETGEKSVKILKNKAIEIISQSRIAQLDYVEVVDVETFEKVDKVEFPNTVYMLAAARFGKTRLIDNIIL; this is encoded by the coding sequence ATGAAGATAATAAAATCAATTTCTGACTTTAGAAAAAATCTCAGTCAGACCAAAAAAACGGGAAGCATAATTTCATTTGTTCCGACAATGGGTTTTCTGCATGAAGGTCATCTAAATCTTGTTCGATTTGCGAAACAAAACTCCCATGTTTGTGTAGTATCGATTTTTGTAAATCCAACTCAATTTTCACCGAATGAAGATCTCAATCGATATCCGCGTGATGAAGCACGAGATTTACATCTTCTCGAAAAAGAAAAATGTGACTTTGTATTCATCCCATCCATTGAAGAGATCTATGGATACAATTATCAAACATTTGTCTCTGTAAAAAATTATAGTCAATTACTAGAAGGTGAATTTCGTCCGACTCATTTTGAGGGTGTTGCAACAATTGTCTTAAAACTTTTTAATATTGTTCAACCTAATTTTGCAGTCTTTGGTCAGAAGGATGCACAGCAAGTATTTATCGTAAAAAAGATGGTCAAAGATTTGAACTTGCCAGTTGAAATCAAAGTGCAGCCGATCATTCGTGAAGCAGACGGCTTGGCAATGAGTTCGCGTAACATTTATCTTTCTTCCAACGAAAGAAAGGAGGCATTGGTAATAAACCAAGCACTTCACACAGCAAAAGCGTTATCCGAGACTGGTGAAAAATCTGTAAAGATTTTGAAAAACAAAGCGATAGAAATCATCTCACAATCAAGAATCGCTCAACTTGATTACGTGGAAGTCGTCGATGTGGAAACGTTTGAAAAAGTTGATAAAGTTGAATTTCCAAACACAGTCTATATGCTCGCGGCTGCCAGATTCGGAAAGACGAGATTAATTGACAATATCATCTTATGA